A single window of Callospermophilus lateralis isolate mCalLat2 chromosome 5 unlocalized genomic scaffold, mCalLat2.hap1 SUPER_5_unloc_1, whole genome shotgun sequence DNA harbors:
- the LOC143398963 gene encoding olfactory receptor 2T29-like: MDFTIWMTNHTGWADFILVGLFRQSQHPALLCMVIFLVFLMALSGNAILIILIHSSAKLHTPMYFFISQLSLMDMMSISITVPKMLLDQVLGVSTISVPECGIQMFLYVTLVGSEFFLLAAMAYDRYTAICHPLRYPVLINHMCLLLASACWFLGSVDGFMLTPVTLTYPFCRSQEIQHFFCEVPAVLKLSCSDTSLYETLMYLCCVLMILIPVTVISGSYSCILLTIHRMNSAEGRRKALATCSSHMMVVTLFYGAAVYTYMLPSSYHTPQKDMVVSVFYTILTPVLNPLIYSFRNKDVTGALRKMLNVGPVFQETVK, from the coding sequence ATGGACTTCACCATCTGGATGACCAACCACACAGGGTGGGCAGATTTCATTCTGGTGGGACTCTTCAGGCAATCCCAACACCCAGCTCTTCTTTGTATGGTCATTTTTCTGGTTTTCCTGATGGCCTTGTCTGGAAATGCTATCCTGATCATTCTGATACACTCCAGTGCCAAACTCCatacccccatgtacttctttaTCAGCCAGCTGTCCCTCATGGACATGATGTCCATCTCCATCACCGTGCCCAAGATGCTCCTGGACCAGGTGCTGGGTGTGAGTACAATCTCAGTCCCTGAATGTGGGATACAGATGTTCCTCTATGTGACACTAGTAGGTTCTGAGTTTTTCCTTCTGGCAgccatggcctatgaccgctacACGGCCATCTGCCATCCACTTCGCTATCCAGTCCTCATTAACCACATGTGTCTCCTCCTAGCATCTGCCTGCTGGTTCCTGGGATCAGTGGATGGCTTCATGCTGACTCCTGTCACCTTGACCTACCCATTCTGCAGATCCCAGGAGATCCAGCACTTCTTCTGTGAAGTCCCCGCTGTACTGAAGCTCTCCTGCTCAGACACCTCACTCTATGAGACACTCATGTACCTGTGCTGTGTCCTCATGATCCTCATCCCTGTGACAGTCATTTCAGGATCCTATTCCTGCATCCTCCTCACCATCCACAGAATGAACTCAGCAGAGGGCAGGAGGAAGGCCCTGGCCACCTGCTCCTCACACATGATGGTGGTCACACTCTTCTATGGTGCTGCCGTCTACACCTACATGCTCCCCAGCTCCTACCACACCCCTCAGAAGGACATGGTGGTGTCTGTGTTTTACACCATTCTCACCCCTGTGCTGAACCCCTTAATCTACAGTTTCAGGAACAAGGATGTCACTGGGGCTCTGAGGAAAATGTTGAATGTGGGACCTGTCTTTCAGGAAACAGTAAAGTAG